A window of the Kosakonia radicincitans DSM 16656 genome harbors these coding sequences:
- a CDS encoding restriction endonuclease has product MPASLIAELLNPHRGLSVLAMTGAVVLAFLVLKPRTVSQRRHRRYQKQAARALLRLPQLRDEAARMAWLRKMNPYVFEEMLLTALSRQGLRIQRNARYSGDNGADGQVWINGRRWLIQAKRYSATISAAHVSVFGLLTEREGCPGLFVHTGRTGEVSREAFRRYDGIILISGQRLLWLLSGDRRWMDTLTRPPHRSLTPQSQRKEPAPSPVIRD; this is encoded by the coding sequence ATGCCGGCCTCCCTTATCGCTGAGTTGCTGAACCCGCACAGGGGACTGTCTGTCCTGGCAATGACGGGGGCGGTAGTGCTGGCATTCCTGGTATTAAAACCGCGCACTGTCAGTCAGCGCCGCCATCGTCGCTATCAGAAACAGGCCGCACGGGCGCTGCTTCGCCTGCCACAGCTGCGCGACGAGGCGGCAAGGATGGCCTGGTTGCGTAAGATGAACCCGTATGTGTTCGAGGAAATGCTGCTGACGGCACTTTCCCGGCAGGGCCTGCGCATACAGCGTAACGCCCGTTACAGCGGTGATAACGGCGCAGACGGTCAGGTCTGGATCAACGGTCGTCGCTGGCTGATTCAGGCCAAACGTTACAGCGCCACCATCAGTGCCGCGCATGTTTCGGTATTCGGGTTACTGACAGAGCGCGAGGGGTGTCCGGGGCTGTTCGTTCACACCGGCCGGACCGGCGAGGTCAGCCGGGAAGCCTTTCGCCGCTATGACGGCATCATCCTTATCAGCGGGCAGCGCCTGCTCTGGCTGCTGTCCGGTGACCGGCGCTGGATGGACACACTGACCAGACCGCCACACCGCTCCCTCACCCCACAAAGTCAACGTAAAGAACCGGCACCATCCCCCGTCATCCGCGATTAA
- a CDS encoding transglycosylase SLT domain-containing protein, whose translation MAARRILMLGAGILFATAASGATDLQVIPDAYRQIAAAERVPAESLYSLAMAESTRKTAWGAKPWPWTINVAGRGYHYSTREEAFTALLGFMQRWPLKNIDVGVAQVNLGWNGHFFPTYRDAFDPYTNLRAAARILRACYDARPGSWLRAAGCYHHPSGGAHAATYMAIVRRKLSQIAMTGTPAAVGQPGLLARNSLSWIEPQ comes from the coding sequence ATGGCAGCTCGCCGCATTCTGATGCTGGGTGCCGGGATTCTGTTTGCAACAGCGGCGTCCGGCGCCACAGACCTGCAGGTTATTCCTGATGCGTACCGGCAGATAGCCGCCGCTGAGCGGGTGCCGGCGGAGTCACTGTATTCGCTGGCAATGGCCGAAAGCACCCGCAAAACTGCCTGGGGTGCGAAGCCGTGGCCCTGGACCATTAACGTGGCAGGCAGGGGTTACCATTACAGCACGCGTGAAGAGGCCTTTACGGCGCTGCTCGGGTTTATGCAGCGCTGGCCGCTGAAAAATATTGATGTCGGTGTGGCCCAGGTGAACCTGGGCTGGAACGGGCATTTTTTCCCGACGTACCGTGATGCGTTTGATCCGTACACCAATCTTCGCGCAGCGGCCCGTATCCTGCGGGCCTGCTATGACGCCCGCCCCGGCAGCTGGCTTCGTGCGGCGGGCTGCTACCACCATCCGTCAGGCGGTGCACACGCGGCAACCTATATGGCCATTGTGCGACGCAAGCTCAGTCAGATAGCCATGACCGGTACACCGGCGGCCGTCGGTCAGCCCGGGTTACTGGCCCGAAATTCTCTTTCCTGGATTGAACCGCAATGA
- the traD gene encoding type IV conjugative transfer system coupling protein TraD yields MSDRYVMESLLRPAVELYSATVAASATCICLTAPWAVALSPSVSWVTAAGFGVLALKRTREGMKILRYRQNIRRLPRYVLTSEQIPVSRRHLFLGKGFQWSVRHTQRLIEARRPECEIYVQPSVLYRMAREMEKKMEYSLPWLCRLTRTDSALNPFRPLPPVGGSPVYHGVEPDETTVTYDLGERVGHMLVIGTTRVGKTRLAELLITQDIRRTNAAGEHEVVIVFDPKGDADLLRRMYAESHRAGRQDNFWVFHLGWPDISARYNAVGRFSRISEVASRVAGQLSGEGNSAAFREFAWRFVNIITRALVALGQRPDYGLILRYVTNIGELYETYVDNLLSEKAPQLMNTTEAMMQSGISDKDLPRHLQGRPNGVKIWVSEQVLGSPEGKKLWDPVLDGLRSAVQYDRTYFDKIVASLLPLLEKLTTGKTAALLAPDYTDLDDPRPILDWHNIIKSRGVVYVGLDALSDPVVAAAVGNSMFADLVSEGGHIYKFGLGDEEEGKSAKVAINLHCDEFNELMGDEFIPLINKGGGAGFQVTAYTQTLSDIEARIGSTAKANQVVGNFNTLVMLRVREKNTAMLLTDQLPEVDVYQKTLTSGVTDVSRPGEGTDFNSNVNDQVSLVKVPMIRPADIINLPKGQAFALLEGGRLWKIRMPLPADNNDPHMPASLKHLADSMEKNYHTGETWWTGGDITYAGGPDATAGQ; encoded by the coding sequence ATGAGCGATCGCTATGTGATGGAATCCCTGCTGCGCCCGGCTGTGGAACTGTATTCCGCAACGGTTGCGGCCAGTGCGACCTGTATCTGCCTGACCGCCCCGTGGGCGGTGGCACTCTCGCCTTCTGTCAGTTGGGTGACGGCCGCCGGTTTCGGCGTTCTGGCCCTGAAGCGCACCCGCGAGGGCATGAAAATTCTGCGCTACCGGCAGAATATCCGCCGTCTTCCCCGTTATGTACTGACCAGCGAACAGATACCGGTCAGCCGGCGCCATCTGTTTCTGGGGAAAGGTTTTCAGTGGTCTGTGCGTCATACCCAGCGGCTGATTGAGGCGCGTCGGCCGGAGTGCGAAATCTATGTGCAGCCCTCCGTGCTGTACCGCATGGCGCGTGAGATGGAAAAGAAGATGGAGTACAGCCTCCCCTGGCTGTGCCGGCTGACCCGCACGGATTCGGCGCTCAACCCTTTTCGCCCTTTACCCCCGGTCGGGGGCAGCCCGGTGTATCACGGTGTCGAGCCTGATGAGACTACGGTGACCTACGATCTCGGCGAACGCGTCGGGCATATGCTCGTTATCGGCACGACCCGCGTGGGCAAGACCCGACTGGCGGAGCTGCTTATCACCCAGGATATCCGCCGCACAAACGCCGCCGGTGAACACGAGGTGGTCATTGTGTTTGACCCCAAAGGGGACGCGGACCTGCTCCGGCGGATGTACGCAGAGTCGCACCGCGCGGGGCGTCAGGATAACTTCTGGGTGTTCCACCTCGGCTGGCCCGATATCAGCGCCCGGTATAACGCCGTCGGACGGTTCAGCCGTATCTCCGAGGTGGCCTCCCGCGTGGCCGGTCAGCTCTCGGGGGAAGGTAACTCCGCGGCATTCCGTGAATTTGCCTGGCGGTTCGTCAATATCATCACCCGCGCGCTGGTCGCCCTCGGACAACGCCCGGACTACGGCCTCATTCTGCGGTATGTCACCAATATCGGTGAGCTGTATGAGACTTACGTGGATAACCTGCTGAGCGAAAAGGCGCCGCAGCTGATGAATACAACGGAAGCCATGATGCAGAGCGGGATCAGCGATAAGGACCTGCCGCGTCATCTCCAGGGACGGCCTAACGGCGTGAAAATCTGGGTGTCAGAGCAGGTGCTCGGCAGCCCGGAGGGGAAAAAACTCTGGGACCCGGTGCTGGACGGCCTGCGCAGCGCGGTGCAGTACGATCGCACCTACTTCGATAAAATTGTGGCATCCCTGTTGCCACTACTGGAGAAACTCACTACCGGCAAAACGGCCGCGCTTCTCGCCCCCGACTACACCGACCTGGACGATCCGCGTCCAATTCTCGACTGGCACAATATCATCAAGTCCCGAGGCGTGGTGTACGTGGGCCTCGATGCACTCTCCGACCCGGTGGTGGCCGCCGCCGTTGGAAACAGCATGTTCGCAGACCTCGTGTCTGAGGGAGGCCACATCTATAAGTTCGGTCTCGGTGATGAGGAAGAGGGGAAATCCGCAAAGGTGGCCATCAACCTTCACTGCGATGAGTTTAACGAGCTGATGGGGGATGAATTTATCCCGCTTATTAACAAAGGCGGTGGTGCCGGTTTTCAGGTGACGGCTTACACCCAGACGCTTTCTGACATCGAGGCCCGCATCGGCAGTACGGCCAAAGCGAACCAGGTGGTGGGTAACTTCAACACTCTGGTGATGCTGCGCGTGCGCGAGAAAAACACCGCCATGCTGCTCACCGATCAGCTCCCGGAAGTGGATGTCTACCAGAAAACGCTGACATCGGGTGTCACTGACGTCTCACGTCCCGGGGAAGGCACGGACTTTAACAGCAACGTCAACGACCAGGTGAGTCTGGTAAAAGTACCGATGATCAGACCCGCAGACATCATCAATCTGCCGAAAGGCCAGGCCTTTGCGCTGCTGGAAGGGGGAAGACTGTGGAAAATCCGCATGCCGCTGCCGGCGGATAACAACGATCCACATATGCCAGCCAGCCTGAAACACCTGGCCGACAGTATGGAGAAAAACTACCACACCGGGGAAACCTGGTGGACCGGTGGTGACATAACGTATGCAGGAGGGCCGGATGCCACAGCAGGACAGTGA
- a CDS encoding integrating conjugative element protein codes for MKNMLRYTLVFTLFSGLLTSAFSASATLTVVGDLGGESTGPLFDAINAGPGQSATESPVLPPPPASLSLSDMLPVSTPEMSPGAVAARPLNLPGMPPVFVLGDDASSRQWLTQHATTLSRMQATGMVISVRDEQGLNALRQLAPGVAMVPVSGGDLARRLALTHYPALITATGISQ; via the coding sequence ATGAAAAATATGCTTCGTTATACCCTTGTTTTCACGCTTTTTTCAGGGCTGCTGACCAGTGCCTTTAGTGCCTCTGCCACGCTGACCGTGGTGGGCGACCTCGGCGGTGAATCCACAGGACCGCTGTTTGACGCCATCAATGCCGGTCCGGGTCAGTCTGCAACGGAGTCGCCCGTTCTCCCGCCACCGCCGGCATCGCTTTCCCTGTCCGACATGCTGCCGGTCAGCACGCCTGAAATGTCACCAGGCGCTGTCGCCGCCCGGCCGCTGAATCTTCCCGGCATGCCGCCGGTGTTTGTACTGGGTGACGATGCGTCTTCCCGTCAGTGGCTCACGCAGCACGCCACCACGCTCAGCCGCATGCAGGCAACCGGCATGGTTATCAGTGTCAGGGATGAGCAGGGATTAAACGCACTGCGTCAGCTGGCGCCGGGGGTGGCAATGGTGCCTGTCAGCGGCGGTGACCTGGCCCGTCGCCTGGCACTGACGCATTATCCTGCCCTCATCACCGCAACGGGGATATCACAGTGA
- a CDS encoding TIGR03759 family integrating conjugative element protein, whose protein sequence is MKKTLMASLFLVPLMTSAATVRTSSAQSSISTSQESSTGVLSAQQQAQQWGLSDSDWSRYQTLMKGDRGIMSPGLDPLTALGVETDNSAERRRLAELWVRHEYQRSEKELAFQREINAAWLRLYPETLAVNMGSNAAGIAHDTQGRLALFVKENCSRCDARLAAVLADDRPVDIYLVGGNSDEAIRTWAIRHNIPVEKVRSRQITLNHDGGLWLRYGQGQMPVILQQGENGWQLAAF, encoded by the coding sequence ATGAAAAAAACACTGATGGCCTCACTGTTTCTGGTGCCGCTCATGACCTCCGCTGCCACGGTCAGGACTTCCTCCGCGCAGAGCAGCATATCCACATCGCAGGAGTCCTCCACCGGAGTGCTGAGTGCGCAGCAGCAGGCGCAGCAGTGGGGACTGTCTGACAGCGACTGGAGCCGTTATCAGACCCTGATGAAGGGGGATCGCGGCATTATGTCACCGGGCCTTGACCCGCTGACGGCGCTGGGTGTGGAAACCGATAACAGTGCTGAACGCCGTCGCCTGGCTGAACTCTGGGTGAGGCACGAATACCAGCGAAGCGAAAAGGAGCTGGCCTTTCAGCGCGAAATCAATGCTGCCTGGCTGCGACTGTATCCGGAGACGCTGGCCGTCAACATGGGCAGCAATGCGGCGGGTATCGCGCACGACACACAGGGGCGTCTCGCCCTGTTTGTGAAAGAGAACTGCTCGCGTTGCGATGCGCGTCTGGCGGCCGTGCTCGCCGACGACCGTCCCGTCGATATTTATCTGGTCGGCGGAAACAGCGATGAGGCCATCCGTACCTGGGCCATCCGTCACAACATCCCGGTGGAAAAAGTCCGCAGCCGCCAGATAACGCTCAACCACGACGGTGGCCTGTGGCTGCGCTACGGGCAGGGCCAGATGCCGGTGATTCTGCAGCAGGGGGAAAACGGATGGCAGCTCGCCGCATTCTGA